ttatgttaatgttattaaaattttaacgttttgataaattttttcgtctaaagaaaaataatttaattaaaatttaagggttaaagagTGAAGTGTTCTAAAAAGGAATATAGAGTAATAATATGCAAACattaatactaaatttattattacagtttttgttttgtgtttttttttccacTTTAagcctttctctctctctctttttttttttgccttgttTTCACTATAATTGGTTGATGCTCACAATGGTCCTTTTTGGTCTCTCTGAGTTTTGCTTTAATGATATTGACAATGATAGATCTTGAAATTAATATTTGGGAgtctaactaaaattttaaaaaattttggagGATTGATGAAAAAGTCTAAAAATTTTGGTAGTTgtaattaaaactttcaaaaaaaaaaataaaaataaaggcttAATGAAAGACAAAAGATTTTGGAgggattttattaaaatttttgaaagatttaAAGAAAATTTCCAAATTGTTTGGGgcctaacttttttttttaaattcaagagtctaaaagaattaaaaaaatggtTACATTAATTTAAGATACGAGAGATCTCGTTTAGGAGAGTTTTAAACAATATCAAACCCTTCTCTCTTTTGAAAGCCATTTTGATTATGCAATCAACATTTTTATTAACCTTTTGAGGAAGGTGTTGTAAGAGTCACTGTCCAACTTTTATCAACAGTTGTTGAATTTACTTGATCAAAGCATAATTCAAAAATAGGGTGAAAAAAAATCTAAGTAACCTTTACTACCTCCACAGGAACAATACAGATCAACACTCTTTCATAAAACGACTCTGCAGAATAATCAAATCACCTGGTGTGCAATCGGTGTCTTTGTCACTTTGGAGGCAAAGGTTTGGATTaagggtgttcattcggttaacagACCAGTTAatcgacccgaaataacattaaccgaattaatcgacctttcaaaatttttaaccgttaaccgaatcgaaattttttcaaaaaaaattaatcgaaccgaaattttttcggttaattcggtcggttaaccgaattaaccgaaaattatatatatattttatttttggttaaaaattaaccgaattacccgaattaatcgaattgaatcactacataattaaattatttttagacttttattttagttttagttttagaattttttgtttgtttattaaattatttgtaatttttatgattgggttgggttgggtaattgggttgggttgaatacttgggtttggattgaGTTTAGGTAAATAGTGgacctatttatatattataattttatttattaattttttcggttaaaccgaaaaaattcggttaaccgaccggtttcaaaccgaattaaccgttaaccgaaaaatcaaaaaagaatTAACCGACCCCCTaccaaaaaaattcggttaaccgaccgattaaccgaattcgatcggttaaccgaatttttttgaTTTTACCCAAATTTTGCACACCCTTAGTTTGGACTGAGATTGTGTAGCATAAAGCTTACTCTGCTCGTCTTAATGGTTGATTGCCAACGTTATCGACATTGAGCTCTCACTTTCAAAATTATTGGGGTTTCACTTTTTTTCCCCCCTTTTCAACTGTCAAAGTCGTGAAAAGGAAAAAGCCCAAGGAACTGAAAATCAAatcacaaaattattttattcatgaGAAATGCCtacaaaaatatgtataattgtttttccataaaaaataaataaaatacaagaaATGTTGGACAACACGAGTTAGCGATGCAATTTGTTTTTTATTAGTCTAGAAAtcattgaaaataaaaaacaaaacaaaatgtgTTTTGCATGTCTGTCAGTTGTcatgtaataaaaatttatatatctctataaatataaaacataataagTGAGCATGTTTTGACATTAAAATCTTTCATATTTTCTGAATCACATATGGTTCATCAGCTCACCATTTTctctatataatatttattatcacCTATCTTATCAAtgtccaattatatatatacatatgatattGGTAGATCCAATCTACttaagcatcactatagataagtattttttttcattGATATATGCGCAATATATTTTATAAGATTttggataaattataaaattaatcacttttgtttgttttagattatattttagttatatatgtttaaaatgtttCGTTTTAGCCACTTatattatcgttttgttacaaagtaatcACCCTGCtgttaagctccgttacctcctTAATGACAATCCTACGTGGCAgttcaaatgagttttaaatgccaacttgaatgCCCAATTGGGATGTGAATATTTTCTTTCAgtcaaaatggaaaagaaaactcaaagagaaaaaaaaaagagacgaACGGTTTTTCTTTTCCAGTTTAaggtgtaattaatttaaaatttttaattaattaaatttatttaattaaaaacctatattTATCCAGTTGAAcattcaagttggcatttaaaattaatttggactaccacgtaggcttgccgttagggaggtaacggagcttaacgatagagtgaccacttcgtaataaAACGATAACTTAAGCGACTAAAACGTAACATATCAAACATaagtaactatttttataatttaccctaaattttttctcaaatttattttgataagttcGAATGTTTTTTAATtcgggtttaattttttttaatcaaataaaattaaatcggaTTTAGATTTATGAAAGTAATATTCTAAAGGGGGTACAATACAAGAATAgatggtaaaaataaaaaaccttttttttttttaaatcattggTCAGTACTGGTTTGACATATTATCAGAAATCTTCATGGGATCTGTATTGTTTGGTAAGAAGCAAAGCACAGCACAGCATGTGCATGGATTGGcatctattatttttataataataaaaaaattgcttTCTAAATTGTACTTATCTGTAAAGATCAATCTCTTACGTCTAAGCAATTTTTTCCCCTTTCTTTCTTGCTGTAAGAATAAGGGCAATAATCTATAAACTTTTCTTTCACactgggaaaaaaattaaaaaaaaggaggTTGGTATCTCTAGGCTGGATGAAGGAAAATgcgtaaaaaatatttatttaaaaaaattaattaggatTATTCATTTATATATGTTGACAGATAGGGCAGAATcgagaattttaattttaatttagataaatATATGTAACattaatacaatatatatatctaaCCCGAATTTGACCCTATATATAGAGGAAATGTACAtgcacttttttttttccattttccttTTCAACCAAATGCAATTACTGAACAAGATCTAAACAACATTTTAATCTTAGCATTGATGGATGGATGATGAAATTTCAGTGCTGCAAATGGGACATAGCTTCTTCATTTGAAGCCACTTGCTTATGCAATCCAAGTGATATGGATGTTTACAATTAGGAAGTGCAACTAGTCCTTCGTTTTCTCCGTATTCCACTTGACAAATTACGCACCGATCAATTCCGTTCTCGTGTTCGATGGATTGGAACTTAACCGGCACCAAGCATGAAGAAATTTCCTTCTCGGATAACCCTCTTCTCTCTATTCCTATTAGTTCTCCCAGAGCGATCAATTCTTCATACGAAAAATCGTCAAGATCGATGTCATGTTCTTCAAAATCATCGctgtcatcatcatcatcattatcgtAGTCATCCTCGGAATCGTTGCTATCTTGTCTATTGAGGAACTCTAGGTTACCTCCATCTTCAATATACTCGTAACTGGTGTTGTTGTTTTGATCGTGGAACACATCGCTATCATCATCGACGTCGTTATCGTATCCATCCCTCTCGACGGTTTCGAGCAATGAAAAAACCCTTTCTTGTTCTTGCAATGCCAAAGCGACCGCAAGATCCGCGTCAATTAGATCAAGTTGGGTGAAGGGCAGCATTTTGGGTGATTGTTTTGCTCCTCCGTTTTCCATTGAAATTAAAACGAGACTTTTAATGGAAGTTTAGATATGTTTACTTGAAAAATtgctgtatttattattattctggAGATAAAGATTGCGAATGTGGAAATTTAAATTTCAGATTAAATTGTATTATTTAgttaaaaccaaatttttttagttaatccTTCTGCTACTAAAATTTGCTTTTTGATTAATTTGATATGGTTTAATGAATCCAACAgaactaaccaaaaaaaaaatatttgttttgaaGTTATAGTTTTTCTATTAGGCATTGCTTTTGGTATTTTGGAGGTATAAAATCATGTTATACAAGAAGGTTTTAAAGTTAATTATTGTTTggttatttgaaaaaaaaatcaaaataacaaaaatttaattgattatgttaattcactcatgaataaaaaattaaaggcaTCGTAAAATGTCTCATTTTGAGAGATAATTATAAGATTACTGACTGTTTAGCTAAAGAGGCATAAGGTAGGATAAATCAGTTGGTTATTCTTAGTAACCTATTATAGAACGTGAGACACATATTGAAAGAGGATATCCAACATGTGCTAAATTCAGAAGTAGAATATGTTAAACttgataattttagttaattactTATGCTTTATTTTGTACCAAAAAAAAACCATTGTAAAAtgagttaatttggttaattgaaGTTTAGTTAGCTTAATAACCAAACTAATTACTATTTCAGAGTAGTTGTATAACCTCAAACACCAAACCTTTTATTCTACCATTGCCTCGTAAGTTAATAATAATGAaagattaataaatttatttaaatgtaattaaatcttaattataattattataaataaatagtaTTATGTTGGATTTAaggttattaatatttttttataatcattatagttaattaataattaattaattatttacaagTCTTTCTAttaattgtttgttttatttaataataaaatataatgttattaTTCATAAACAATACGTAATATTTATGCGCTAACGGAGCATCATATATTCTCACCGTGTATATGGAGGGATTCACTTGCACATATTTGTAACTCCTTATATTATTAATCTTTTAATAATCCAAACTCGAATATGTTTTGAACATAAGAGTCTGGGTAAAATAAGTGAAggtatttttttacaatattgaTCTCCTGCTATGATGAGGCCTTCCCTTATAACTTGAACCTTTATGTGCAAATCTTGATGTATGTGTGACCCTAATGTCATGAACTGTGTTGATATGCTTAATGGGTTTCCTTTTATAAAGAGCATCTCTACTAATCCCTACATTAATCCTATGATTTCTAGGCCTTAAAGACTTTCTTAAGTGAACTCCTTTATAATTTCTTAATCTACTTGATACTGAATGATTGCTTACCTCCATTGGTCTAGAACTGCCATATGAAAAGCTTTCATCGTCTTCGCTTGTATCGGTTACTCTTTTTCTTTGCCTTGGTCGTCGTCTTCGTCGATCGATTCGCTTGATGTTTCGAAGCTTATGGCAGAGGAAAGTGCAACAAAATTCCCAAGATGAGAACCAGCATGAAATGCATCCCCATACCATTCTACACAGACCATGAGCAATGCATTGGCAAATACCCACTTTATATAGCAGATAAAGGTATAAGAGAACTGCAAATCATTGAAAGGAACAATTgaatttcttaaattaaaaaatggaagatgaaatgttagATTAGAAATAAATACTTTGAAACTTACCGATATAGGATAAAACCAGTACCATGATCAATTTCAGTATATTGGCAACACAAAAATTCTCGATGTAACAGATTAAATCCCATGTTGATCCACAAATTGAACTGAAACATAATCCTCCAAACATGAAAAATAAGAACGCATTGCACAAAGAAAGGGGAAATTTAGTTTCTTAAACAAAAGATTTGCTTAATCAAAGTTCATAATGACAAcataagaaaaacaaaagaaaatctaTTACTCAAAACAACTAAGAATTTTGAAGAGGCTTTGAAACGCGGTGATGAGTGGTTTTAGGATTGAAGGAAATTTACCTGCAGGATTTTCCAGCAAGAAAATCGAGTGGGGAGCGAAAAAGTTTGCCAATGGCTTGGATGAAACCTGAAAAAACTGAACTGACCACGTTCTCCATCGTCAAAAATTTTCAGTTGTAATGGCAAAAGCCAAACTGTTTCTTATGGATTCtgattaactttttctttttgtcgTATGGATTCTCATTAACTGCTCAATTCAGTTGgagaattttaaataataacctaatttaattttaaatgtattaaataaaaaaatacatttgtgTCTTTTTCTCCATAAAAATAACTATTCACCTTAACAAAAACTACctttacttaatttaattattatttaaaaataataatatataatagtatttgAGACAATTCCTTGAACTAAGCATAATTCCTCCTCAACTCATAAAGAAGATAATAATACGTTTCAACACACTTGAACTCATATCCTCGTATGTTTTAACAAACTATTGTTGTTGCTAAGTTTTAGATCAATTAATCGACCTACAtcaaaattgttttaatatattttataattattcgaacattatatttatatttttgcttGAATTATACTAGCATCCATATATGCcggaatttttataaaattttataatagtttatttaattaataatgaaaattaactaattatattaaatagtaatcatttgtttaaatttttg
The genomic region above belongs to Gossypium hirsutum isolate 1008001.06 chromosome D05, Gossypium_hirsutum_v2.1, whole genome shotgun sequence and contains:
- the LOC107940557 gene encoding uncharacterized protein, which gives rise to MENVVSSVFSGFIQAIGKLFRSPLDFLAGKSCSSICGSTWDLICYIENFCVANILKLIMVLVLSYIVLLYLYLLYKVGICQCIAHGLCRMVWGCISCWFSSWEFCCTFLCHKLRNIKRIDRRRRRPRQRKRVTDTSEDDESFSYGSSRPMEVSNHSVSSRLRNYKGVHLRKSLRPRNHRINVGISRDALYKRKPIKHINTVHDIRVTHTSRFAHKGSSYKGRPHHSRRSIL
- the LOC121217846 gene encoding E3 ubiquitin ligase BIG BROTHER-related, yielding MENGGAKQSPKMLPFTQLDLIDADLAVALALQEQERVFSLLETVERDGYDNDVDDDSDVFHDQNNNTSYEYIEDGGNLEFLNRQDSNDSEDDYDNDDDDDSDDFEEHDIDLDDFSYEELIALGELIGIERRGLSEKEISSCLVPVKFQSIEHENGIDRCVICQVEYGENEGLVALPNCKHPYHLDCISKWLQMKKLCPICSTEISSSIHQC